In Mycolicibacterium aubagnense, the DNA window CGCCAACTCCGGGTCACGCGCGTCGAACGCGTAGTCCGCGCCGACTTCCAGTGCCCGCTCCAGCACCGCCGGGTTGACGTCGACGGCGATGATCGGTGCCGCGCCGACCAGCCGGGCCAACTGCACGATGTGCGTCCCGAGCCCACCGACGCCCCACACGCCGACGGATTCACCGATGCCCACATGGCCGGTCCGGACGACGGCGCCGAACGGCGTGGAGACCGCGTCGGCGAGGATCGCGGCCTGCTCCAGCGGCACGTTGTCGGGCACCCGGGTCAGCCCGAAGGCCTGCGCCACGGTGTACTCCGCCCAGCCGCCGTCGTACGCAAACGCCATGAGCCGGATCCGCAGACAGTTCGACATGTCGCCACGCAGACAGTTCACGCAGTCCATGCACGGCTTGCCGGCGGCGACGACGACGCGGTCGCCCTCGGCCCAGCCGGTGACGCCCGGCCCCAGCTTGGCGATGGTGCCCGAGGTCTCGTGGCCCTGGGTGACCACCGGGAGCTGGGCCGGGAACGTGCCGTTGATGAGGCTGAGGTCGGAATGGCAGATGCCGCAATACGCGACCTTGACCAGCACCTCGCCCGGGCCGGGATCGGGAATCGGAACGTCCTCCACCACAATCTTTTTGGTGTCGGCGTAGAACCGTTGGGCCCGCATCGTCGAGGTCATGACACTCCAGTGTTCAGCATCCATGGTTACGATCGCCATCATGGCGCAGGCATTGGTGGTCGAGCAATCACGAACAGTTCCCGTCCCGGTGGCCGAGGCGTTCAGCGGCACCGCCCCGATTCCCCTGAATGAGCTGTTCTGTCGCTGGTACGGACCGATCCCGCCGATCAAGGCCGTGCGCGACCAGACCGGCATCTGGGATGCGGTGGGGCAGACCCGGACCATCCTGCTGACCGGTGGCGGCAGTATGGCCGAGACCCTGACCTCG includes these proteins:
- a CDS encoding zinc-binding dehydrogenase, encoding MTSTMRAQRFYADTKKIVVEDVPIPDPGPGEVLVKVAYCGICHSDLSLINGTFPAQLPVVTQGHETSGTIAKLGPGVTGWAEGDRVVVAAGKPCMDCVNCLRGDMSNCLRIRLMAFAYDGGWAEYTVAQAFGLTRVPDNVPLEQAAILADAVSTPFGAVVRTGHVGIGESVGVWGVGGLGTHIVQLARLVGAAPIIAVDVNPAVLERALEVGADYAFDARDPELAAQIAQATGGRMLDVAFDAVGKGSTFDQALASLTVGGRFVGVGMSADAPTIGPTSFFNLTKKQVLGHLGYQNADIGTLATLVSRGRLDLTRSISEIVPLEDVAEGIAKLDRAEGNPIRILVQP